The following proteins are co-located in the Peromyscus maniculatus bairdii isolate BWxNUB_F1_BW_parent chromosome 23, HU_Pman_BW_mat_3.1, whole genome shotgun sequence genome:
- the LOC102925846 gene encoding uncharacterized protein LOC102925846 isoform X2, with protein MRELENHDMNAVTYDDVHVNFTWEEWALLDPSQKNLYKDVMLETYRNLTSIGYSWEDHNIEEHCQSSRRRKRHERSQIGKKTSVNTQWVKAFAYSSTLQMHERAYTREKPYECNQHGKAFAYHRSLQIHRRTHTEEKPYECNQCGKAFACHNYLQKHKRTHMGEKPYECDQCGKGFGCDSHLQRHKITHTGEKPYECNQCGKTFAWHSYLQKHKRTHTGEKPYECNQCGKGFGCDSHLQRHKITHTGEKPYECNQCGKAFAWHGNLQIHKRTHTGEKPYECNQCGKAFAHHKSLQMHKRTHTGEKPYECSQCGKDFAQQGHLLIHNKTHTGEKAYECNQCGKAFTWHSKLIKHKRTHTGEKPYECNQCGKAFAWHSYLQKHKRTHTGEKPYECDQCGKAFACPKGFRRHKRTHTGEKPYECNQLW; from the exons AATGCGGTGACCTATGATGATGTGCATGTCAACTTCACTTGGGAGGAGTGGGCattgctggatccttcccagaagaatctctacaaagatgtgatgctaGAGACCTACAGGAACCTCACAAGTATAG GATACAGTTGGGAAGACcataatattgaagaacattgtcaaagttcTAGGAGACGTAAAAG GCATGAAAGAAGtcaaattggaaagaaaactTCAGTAAATACTCAATGGGTTAAAGCCTTTGCATATTCCAGTACTCTTCAAATGCACGAAAGAGCATATAcaagagagaaaccctatgaatgtaatcaacatggtaaagcctttgcatatcaCAGAAGTCTTCAAATACATAGAAGAACACACACtgaagagaaaccctatgaatgtaatcagtgtggtaaagcctttgcatgtcaCAATTATCttcaaaagcataaaagaacacatatgggagagaaaccctatgaatgtgatCAATGTGGTAAAGGCTTTGGATGtgacagtcatcttcaaaggcataaaataacacacactggagagaaaccttatgaatgtaatcagtgtggtaaaacctttgcaTGGCACAGTTATCttcaaaagcataaaagaacacatactggagagaaaccctatgaatgtaatcagtgtggtaaaggctTTGGATGTGACAGTCaccttcaaaggcataaaataacacatacgggagagaaaccctatgaatgtaatcagtgtggtaaagcctttgcatggcaTGGCaatcttcaaatacataaaagaacacatacaggagagaaaccctatgaatgtaatcagtgtggtaaagcctttgcacatcacAAAagtcttcaaatgcataaaagaacacatactggagagaaaccctatgaatgtagtcaATGTGGTAAAGACTTTGCACAACAAGGTCATCTTCTAATACACAATAAaactcatactggagagaaagcctatgaatgcaatcaatgtggtaaagcctttacatgGCACAGTAAGCTTATaaagcataaaagaacacatactggagagaaaccctatgaatgtaatcagtgcggtaaagcctttgcatggcaCAGTTATCttcaaaagcataaaagaacacatacaggagagaaaccctatgaatgtgatcagtgtggtaaagcctttgcgtGTCCCAAAGGTTTTCggaggcataaaagaacacatactggagagaaaccctatgaatgtaatcagt tgtggtaa
- the LOC102925846 gene encoding uncharacterized protein LOC102925846 isoform X1 translates to MRELENHDMNAVTYDDVHVNFTWEEWALLDPSQKNLYKDVMLETYRNLTSIGYSWEDHNIEEHCQSSRRRKRHERSQIGKKTSVNTQWVKAFAYSSTLQMHERAYTREKPYECNQHGKAFAYHRSLQIHRRTHTEEKPYECNQCGKAFACHNYLQKHKRTHMGEKPYECDQCGKGFGCDSHLQRHKITHTGEKPYECNQCGKTFAWHSYLQKHKRTHTGEKPYECNQCGKGFGCDSHLQRHKITHTGEKPYECNQCGKAFAWHGNLQIHKRTHTGEKPYECNQCGKAFAHHKSLQMHKRTHTGEKPYECSQCGKDFAQQGHLLIHNKTHTGEKAYECNQCGKAFTWHSKLIKHKRTHTGEKPYECNQCGKAFAWHSYLQKHKRTHTGEKPYECDQCGKAFACPKGFRRHKRTHTGEKPYECNQCGKAFAWHSYLQKHKRTHTGEKPYECNQCGKAFAWHSYLQNHVKKSCCRETP, encoded by the exons AATGCGGTGACCTATGATGATGTGCATGTCAACTTCACTTGGGAGGAGTGGGCattgctggatccttcccagaagaatctctacaaagatgtgatgctaGAGACCTACAGGAACCTCACAAGTATAG GATACAGTTGGGAAGACcataatattgaagaacattgtcaaagttcTAGGAGACGTAAAAG GCATGAAAGAAGtcaaattggaaagaaaactTCAGTAAATACTCAATGGGTTAAAGCCTTTGCATATTCCAGTACTCTTCAAATGCACGAAAGAGCATATAcaagagagaaaccctatgaatgtaatcaacatggtaaagcctttgcatatcaCAGAAGTCTTCAAATACATAGAAGAACACACACtgaagagaaaccctatgaatgtaatcagtgtggtaaagcctttgcatgtcaCAATTATCttcaaaagcataaaagaacacatatgggagagaaaccctatgaatgtgatCAATGTGGTAAAGGCTTTGGATGtgacagtcatcttcaaaggcataaaataacacacactggagagaaaccttatgaatgtaatcagtgtggtaaaacctttgcaTGGCACAGTTATCttcaaaagcataaaagaacacatactggagagaaaccctatgaatgtaatcagtgtggtaaaggctTTGGATGTGACAGTCaccttcaaaggcataaaataacacatacgggagagaaaccctatgaatgtaatcagtgtggtaaagcctttgcatggcaTGGCaatcttcaaatacataaaagaacacatacaggagagaaaccctatgaatgtaatcagtgtggtaaagcctttgcacatcacAAAagtcttcaaatgcataaaagaacacatactggagagaaaccctatgaatgtagtcaATGTGGTAAAGACTTTGCACAACAAGGTCATCTTCTAATACACAATAAaactcatactggagagaaagcctatgaatgcaatcaatgtggtaaagcctttacatgGCACAGTAAGCTTATaaagcataaaagaacacatactggagagaaaccctatgaatgtaatcagtgcggtaaagcctttgcatggcaCAGTTATCttcaaaagcataaaagaacacatacaggagagaaaccctatgaatgtgatcagtgtggtaaagcctttgcgtGTCCCAAAGGTTTTCggaggcataaaagaacacatactggagagaaaccctatgaatgtaatcagtgtggtaaagcctttgcatggcaCAGTTATCttcaaaagcataaaagaacacatactggagagaaaccctatgaatgtaatcagtgtggtaaagcctttgcatggcaTAGTTATCTTCAAAATCATGTGAAAAAATCATGTTGCAGAGAAACCCCATAA